A genomic region of Paramormyrops kingsleyae isolate MSU_618 chromosome 19, PKINGS_0.4, whole genome shotgun sequence contains the following coding sequences:
- the mia3 gene encoding transport and Golgi organization protein 1 homolog isoform X2 codes for MLDQQRALDRRASMALSGFPGYLQLLLLCATATSAAVDRRFSDFKRCADDECSMLLCRGKAAQDFTGPDCRFLPFKKGETVYVYYKLAGKRSDLWAGSVGSAFGYFPKDLLTVNHIYTEKEVEVTTEETDFVCFDTGFNTFEDYDVDSLLAAVMLPTESENSAAKASNDVDPGKDGEIHSGSREQAPVESSPVDQDHTSDTDSQSLNDDPIKDFESERIAEDITEEKYLGDLSPEVSIHLLKEMPAETLEAYELDHVRQTGAQDEGTNNGLHKDQSVGSSVLDSVHPVENKTIFAPPEVDQDHTSDTDSQSLNDNPIKDFESERIAEDITEEKYLGDLSPEVSIHLLKEMPAETLEANELDHVRQTGAQDEGTNNGLHKDQSVGSSVLDSVHPVENKTIFAPPEVQDQSLTTADVNIETESHFSEGKIVPELKTTFGSTFDAVTSDDEDTWRITPNYDEKENKESEDQLDDAGDSEEIPLLAFTENKTSQPDRDILQASHLEEDNDFNTDQSENQNRDIKDERMSTSLGDTDFAIVSGDESTNQVTSLEREVEDNVDVKEFHKSVPEKPDSGEEQHAPLFDSDSHQEPKEMAHSEGQSKDAIFEENVGSNDNDVNNLSDADLPENLPDGKTGEDLSDESRLKGVENDNRTIESELSTVDAENKESLDIFEDVSIEKVTEHSLSELSDEHGTLEAETGETSNDTQEYIDASKEENASLEVTAVEPSAFPGVKSLENTYTNAAEASKDTAPDVAVTAQVDRVKKEVMDLFTQTLEKENLSRKEAEIENHDVSVHLDLEEAEQEVMLLEDENALLSKASKEELATKEHDLASKEDDSNDLDPDSLQRENEREGVEIHTSPEVQNLEDSLAVRDVEATAGTDMENKSSQVSHAPEDINIEKKIDLASSEFDQINVLSESESEHKDVDSETVLETEIKYDECVQQLFLLRNHFENKDLEWLYRHLGPQNLLHVEAMFIDLEQELRATRLSQTGTSEDIEKSLEDILEASETSILDEIERMLDAREQKSAEKHQVDGYTFDEEAAILDNFQELAFQLRQKYSTVSDSTPLLSDDQIDLDSGEEEIPESVKDTFENVTTLTRSAERENEPEGGHVSEALDGSLDSSSEKSFEEDGGHFNKNKDIQGAFEDSAEIQRGPQAILESPVDMGFGLDVESPSSGSLDSPSTSDYHEEEQRSHAFGIDFFDFGNTVNLTQSYLDTYAERVIASLPEEWQPGPSFHGLPWQPVLATAMVGILTFLVFAWRTVLAVKSRTYQLTEKQLADRIKQLFDEKNNALSRISELKQKITENEEKLKESEKSASSSQRDNTELKNSFKELQKRSTQMRDKMSTLTTAVEVEKKRNQVQEEQIAQAEKMVKDFKRVVKSNKEELAKVQVLMDEAKIREDALKAQVMAFEKENNALKEQKKSLLSDAKSWEERHRDLGEKMKLFQKSQKELENSLAHKENEIEVLTDCIAELRQLDIGEATELEKGDTHVLANGDSSSPKSDALKSRIKQMMDVSRVKTALSIVEEEKNTYLDKLLNAEKQRQELEEQTKKLEHEQASLAGEKQQMEEELRTLQQKLEIMSELHQQKEEALQQKLTQEEFQRREKESMLSQVDGRALQAVEELKTYKMRVQEVEEELQKTERSYKAQISAHEKKAHDNWLNARASERSLVEEKRETANLRQKLVEVHDKLAEFQRPLIKAPSGRLDQQMPPLRRGDSYGPSPVSGGVPSPPLMIEGPGRPPSAPVGPRGDPFGPRPDSHGRYPDLGHPMPARPAPRTSSPSMDGSVGSRSQGHPSFMESPIRDSPVPGPHPKGHGPPNGPLPPMLRPPNGHLPMIPPGPPLPPMGPGPYGLPGPPRHYGPLPPFVRGPPPPMRDFPMGPPPFGPRDVYPEMWRPMAGPRDYPPPHRPLLPGPVPPPSLPPQQVTTGPRDFPEGPHPGPSISKDYPAQQEGHRDRSVTPQSGP; via the exons ATGCTCGACCAGCAGCGAGCCCTGGATCGGCGTGCCAGCATGGCTCTCTCCGGCTTTCCCGGATACCTGCAGCTTTTGCTCCTATGCGCGACTGCGACATCCGCAGCCGTAGATAGGAGGTTTTCGGACTTCAAACGGTGCGCCGACGACGAATGTAGCA TGTTGTTGTGTCGAGGAAAAGCCGCGCAAGATTTTACCGGACCGGATTGTCGGTTCTTGCCCTTTAAAAAGGGAGAGACTGTATACGTGTATTATAAACTCGCCGGGAAAAGGAGCGATCTTTGGGCTGGAAGT GTTGGAAGTGCATTTGGTTACTTCCCAAAGGATCTGCTCACAGTTAATCACATATACACAGAGAAAGAGGTGGAAGTTACTACAGAA GAAACAGATTTTGTATGTTTTGATACGGGATTCAACACATTTGAAGATTATGATGTAGATTCTCTGTTGGCGGCAGTGATGTTGCCAACAGAAAGTGAAAATTCTGCCGCGAAAGCATCAAATGATGTGGATCCAGGCAAAGATGGGGAGATCCACTCAGGTAGCAGGGAACAGGCACCCGTGGAATCCTCGCCTGTAGACCAGGACCACACGTCTGATACAGATTCACAATCTTTAAATGATGACCCAATCAAGGACTTTGAAAGTGAGAGGATTGCCGAAGATATCACAGAAGAGAAATATCTTGGTGATTTGTCTCCTGAAGTTTCTATTCATTTGTTAAAAGAAATGCCAGCAGAAACCTTAGAAGCTTATGAACTAGATCATGTGAGACAGACTGGGGCTCAAGATGAAGGCACCAACAATGGTCTACATAAAGATCAGTCAGTGGGATCTTCTGTCCTAGACAGTGTTCATCCAGTGGAAAATAAAACCATATTTGCACCTCCAGAGGTAGACCAGGACCACACGTCTGATACAGATTCACAATCTTTAAATGATAACCCAATCAAGGACTTTGAAAGCGAGAGGATTGCCGAAGATATCACAGAAGAGAAATATCTTGGTGATTTGTCTCCTGAAGTTTCTATTCATTTGTTAAAAGAAATGCCAGCAGAAACCTTAGAAGCTAATGAACTAGATCATGTGAGACAGACTGGGGCTCAAGATGAAGGCACCAACAATGGTCTACATAAAGATCAGTCAGTGGGATCTTCTGTCCTAGACAGTGTTCATCCAGTGGAAAATAAAACCATATTTGCACCTCCAGAGGTTCAAGATCAGTCTTTAACTACAGCTGATGTTAATATTGAAACGGAAAGTCATTTTTCAGAGGGAAAAATAGTTCCTGAATTGAAGACAACATTTGGGTCAACATTTGATGCTGTTACATCAGATGATGAAGACACTTGGCGCATCACCCCTAATTAtgatgaaaaagaaaacaaggaATCAGAAGACCAACTAGATGATGCTGGCGATTCAGAGGAAATACCGTTACTTGCTTTTACTGAGAATAAGACATCTCAACCTGATAGGGACATCTTGCAAGCTTCTCATTTAGAGGAAGACAATGACTTTAACACAGATCAGTCTGAAAATCAGAACAGAGACATCAAAGATGAGAGAATGTCAACATCATTGGGAGATACCGATTTTGCCATTGTCAGTGGTGACGAAAGTACAAATCAGGTCACTAGTTTAGAACGGGAGGTTGAAGATAATGTGGATGTCAAGGAATTTCACAAATCTGTGCCTGAAAAACCAGATAGCGGAGAGGAACAACATGCACCACTGTTCGACTCTGATTCTCACCAAGAGCCCAAGGAAATGGCACATAGTGAGGGACAATCCAAAGATGCCATTTTTGAGGAAAATGTAGGATCTAATGATAATGATGTGAATAATTTGTCTGATGCTGATTTACCTGAAAATTTACCTGATGGAAAAACAGGTGAAGATTTATCAGATGAAAGTCGGTTAAAAGGGGTTGAAAATGACAACAGGACTATTGAGTCTGAATTATCAACAGTTGatgcagaaaacaaagaatCTTTAGATATTTTTGAAGATGTCTCAATTGAAAAAGTTACTGAGCACTCACTCAGTGAGCTTAGTGATGAACATGGAACCTTAGAAGCTGAAACAGGTGAGACATCCAATGACACCCAAGAATATATTGACGCGTCAAAGGAAGAAAACGCATCACTTGAGGTCACTGCCGTTGAACCGTCTGCATTTCCAGGTGTCAAATCATTGGAAAATACATATACAAATGCAGCTGAGGCAAGTAAAGATACTGCCCCGGACGTTGCAGTGACTGCACAGGTGGACAGAGTGAAGAAGGAGGTCATGGATTTGTTTACACAAACATTGGAAAAAGAAAATCTGTCCAGAAAAGAAGCAGAAATAGAAAACCATGATGTATCAGTTCATTTAGACTTGGAAGAAGCAGAACAAGAAGTAATGTTACTTGAAGATGAAAATGCTCTGTTGTCCAAAGCATCCAAAGAAGAATTAGCAACCAAAGAACATGATCTGGCATCCAAAGAAGATGATTCAAATGATCTGGATCCTGACAGTCTGCAGAGAGAGAATGAACGAGAAGGTGTGGAAATCCACACCAGTCCAGAGGTTCAGAACCTAGAGGACTCTTTGGCAGTCAGAGATGTGGAAGCTACAGCTGGAACAGATATGGAAAACAAATCCAGCCAAGTTTCCCATGCACCTGAGGATATTAACATTGAAAAAAAGATAGACTTGGCATCTTCGGAGTTTGATCAAATTAATGTGTTATCTGAGTCTGAAAGTGAACATAAAGATGTGGACTCAGAAACAGTTTTAGAGACTGAGATTAAATATGATGAATGTGTACAACAGCTTTTTCTTCTCAGAAATCACTTTGAGAACAAAGATCTCGAGTGGCTTTACAGACACCTAGGCCCCCAAAATCTTCTCCATGTGGAAGCTATGTTCATTGACCTGGAGCAGGAATTGAGGGCAACCAGGCTGTCACAAACGGGCACCAGTGAAGACATTGAAAAGTCATTGGAAGACATCTTGGAAGCCTCAGAGACATCCATTTTGGATGAAATCGAAAGGATGTTGGATGCTCGCGAGCAGAAGAGTGCCGAAAAACACCAGGTAGATGGATATACGTTTGATGAAGAGGCTGCAATCTTGGATAATTTCCAAGAGCTGGCCTTTCAGCTTCGGCAGAAGTACTCGACAGTCAGTGACAGTACTCCTTTACTATCTGATGATCAGATTGACTTGGATTCTG GTGAAGAGGAAATTCCAGAATCTGTAAAAGACACATTTGAAAACGTCACTACACTTACTAGGAGTGCAGAAAGAGAAAATGAGCCTGAGGGTGGGCATGTGAGTGAAGCCTTGGATGGAAGCCTTGACAGCAGCTCAGAAAAGAGCTTTGAGGAGGATGGGGGTCACTTCAACAAGAACAAAGATATTCAAGGGGCTTTTGAAGATTCTGCAGAGATTCAAAGAGGCCCACAAGCCATTTTAGAGAGTCCAGTAGATATGGGATTTGGGCTTGATGTTGAAAGCCCATCTTCAG GGTCTCTGGATTCACCCAGTACTTCTGATTATCATGAAGAAGAGCAAAGGAGTCATGCTTTTGGAATTGACTTTTTTGACTTCGGTAATACTGTGAATCTCACTCAGAGTTATTTGGACACTTATGCTGAAAGG GTAATCGCCAGCCTGCCTGAAGAATGGCAGCCTGGCCCCAGCTTCCACGGCCTTCCTTGGCAACCGGTCCTGGCTACAGCCATGGTGGGAATCCTCACTTTCCTGGTCTTCGCCTGGAGGACAGTTCTTGCT GTCAAAAGCAGAACATATCAAT TGACTGAGAAGCAGCTCGCTGACCGGATCAAGCAGCTGTTTGACGAGAAGAACAATGCTCTGTCCAGGATCTCGGAGCTGAAGCAGAAG ATCACTGAAAATGAGGAGAAACTGAAGGAATCTGAGAAAAGTGCATCCTCTTCACAGCGAGATAATACAGAACTTAAG AATTCTTTTAAAGAGCTGCAGAAGAGAAGCACACAGATGAGGGACAAAATGAGCACCTTGACAACCGCCGTGGAAGTGGAGAAGAAGCGGAATCAGGTGCAGGAAGAACAG ATTGCCCAAGCTGAAAAAATGGTCAAGGACTTTAAACGCGTGGTAAAATCCAACAAGGAAGAACTAGCAAAG GTTCAGGTCCTTATGGATGAAGCTAAGATTAGAGAAGATGCCCTCAAAGCCCAAGTGATGGCCTTTGAGAAGGAGAACAATGCTCTAAAGGAGCAGAAGAAGTCT CTGTTAAGTGACGCAAAGTCTTGGGAGGAGAGGCACCGAGATCTGGGGGAGAAAATGAAACTATTCCAGAAGTCCCAGAAGGAGTTGGAGAACAGCCTTGCACACAAGGAAAACGAGATTGAG gttctGACTGACTGCATCGCCGAGCTTCGCCAGCTGGACATCGGCGAGGCCACGGAGCTGGAGAAAGGGGACACGCACGTCCTGGCCAATGGGGACTCATCCA GCCCGAAGAGTGATGCCCTGAAAAGCCGGATTAAGCAGATGATGGACGTCTCGAGG GTGAAAACAGCCCTGTCCATTGTCGAAGAGGAGAAGAATACGTATCTGGACAAACTCCTGAATGCGGAGAAGCAGAGGCAGGAGCTGGAAG AGCAGACCAAGAAGCTGGAGCATGAGCAAGCCTCTCTAGCTGGCGAGAAGcagcagatggaggaggagctgaGGACCCTCCAGCAGAAGCTGGAGATAATGAGCGAGCTGCACCAGCAGAAGGAAGAAGCCCTCCAGCA GAAGCTGACTCAAGAAGAGTTCCAGCGGCGCGAGAAGGAGTCCATGCTGTCTCAGGTGGACGGCAGAGCCCTGCAGGCGGTGGAGGAGCTGAAGACATACAAGATGAGGGTTCAGGAGGTAGAGGAGGAGCTACAGAAAACGGAGCGCTCCTATAAAGCTCAG ATCTCTGCCCACGAGAAGAAGGCTCATGACAATTGG CTAAATGCCCGTGCTTCCGAACGCTCCCTCGTGGAGGAGAAGAGGGAGACCGCCAACCTCCGTCAGAA GTTGGTGGAGGTGCACGACAAGCTTGCGGAGTTCCAGAGGCCTCTGATCAAAGCGCCGTCGGGCCGCTTGGACCAGCAGATGCCCCCCCTCCGCAGAG GAGACTCTTATGGACCCTCCCCCGTGAGTGGAGGTGTGCCATCGCCCCCCTTAATGATTGAGGGCCCAGGGCGCCCCCCCTCAGCACCGGTGGGGCCACGAGGCGATCCCTTTG GTCCCCGACCAGACTCACACGGACGGTACCCAGACCTTGGGCACCCAATGCCTGCTCGACCTG CCCCTCGGACGTCCTCCCCCAGCATGGACGGATCG GTGGGCTCCAGATCACAGGGCCACCCTTCCTTCATGGAGTCCCCCATTCGGGACTCTCCGGTTCCTGGGCCTCATCCCAAAGGGCACGGACCCCCAAATGGGCCGCTGCCCCCCATGCTGAGGCCCCCCAATGGACATCTGCCTATGATTCCACCCGGACCACCTCTGCCTCCCATGGGCCCTGGACCCTATGGCCTTCCCGGTCCCCCCCGTCACTATGGCCCATTGCCACCGTTTG